The Candidatus Binatia bacterium region TTAGGGCCGTTGCCAATATATGTATTGGCGCCCATGAAGACCGATCCAACGCTGACCGCCGCAAGCAGCTCCGGCGCGTTTTGGGCCAACGCCCGAAGACGACGAAACTGAGCACCTGGCTCACGATGAAGAAGACGGCGATATAGATACCCATCACGCGGCCGAAGCCGATTGCGCGATTCAGATTCACCGCGAATCCGTAAGCCGTCAGTATCATGGCCCCAACAACGAGCCATCGCCACCCGGCGTTGGGCAAACCGTGCCTGATAGCGGCGTCGCCGCCGATCTCCAAGACGGCAGCGAGAATCAACATTAGGAACAACATCCGGTTGTATCTCTCCTTCGCCAATCGGCAGGAGCATTAGACAGCAGA contains the following coding sequences:
- a CDS encoding sodium:proton antiporter, which gives rise to MLLPIGEGEIQPDVVPNVDSRCRLGDRRRRRYQARFAQRRVAMARCWGHDTDGLRIRGESESRNRLRPRDGYLYRRLLHREPGAQFRRLRALAQNAPELLAAVSVGSVFMGANTYIGNGPNLLVKAVAEGAGPSRVEMPGFLAYAGIALLILAPLYACVAWLMSS